A segment of the Prochlorococcus sp. RS04 genome:
ACCAATTAATATCTTCTAAACTGCATATCCATTTTTTATTAAGTTTAGGTAATCTTCCTTTTCCAAACCATTTCTTATCAAACTCTACATTATGCGCCACAATGAAATCCGAACAATCAACAAGTTTTAAAAAGAAATTCAATCCATCTTCCCATGGTTGAGAGATATTAGTTACTTCTGCAGGTATGCCATTAACATATTCTGCTTCATTCTTATTAACCGGGAATAAAAATGAGGCCTGTGAAAGGACACATTTAAAAGAAACATCAAACAAAATACAACCTATCTCTATCACTTCATCTTTATTTTCATCTAAACCTGTTGTTTCAGTATCAAGAATTAAAATTTTTTCAATTTTTTTATTCTGATTAGGAACACTATCTTCAGAGGGATAACTGATAACTTGATCCTGAAGAATATCCAATTGATTTAATTCTTTTTTGTTAGGTAGTTCCAATTAGCAGAAAACACTCTAATTTATCTTGACGCATTTAATAAAAATTT
Coding sequences within it:
- a CDS encoding 3'-5' exonuclease, encoding MELPNKKELNQLDILQDQVISYPSEDSVPNQNKKIEKILILDTETTGLDENKDEVIEIGCILFDVSFKCVLSQASFLFPVNKNEAEYVNGIPAEVTNISQPWEDGLNFFLKLVDCSDFIVAHNVEFDKKWFGKGRLPKLNKKWICSLEDINWSFQKALKNRPSVTDLALSFSIPVWNLHRALSDCFYISEVFKKCHNLEEILLKATEPRFLYKALISYEDRSLAKNAGFRWNSPVQGAWSRKLTTDEAKNLDFRVEILN